In the Hordeum vulgare subsp. vulgare chromosome 7H, MorexV3_pseudomolecules_assembly, whole genome shotgun sequence genome, one interval contains:
- the LOC123412145 gene encoding uncharacterized protein LOC123412145, translating into MAGKELSEEQVASMREAFSLFDTDGDGRIAPSELGVLMRSLGGNPTQAQLRDIAAQEKLTAPFDFPRFLDLMRAHLRPEPFDRPLRDAFRVLDKDASGTVSVADLRHVLTSIGEKLEPHEFDEWIREVDVAADGTIRYDDFIRRIVAKQPPPPSPELNPSPDAMGRMHSRGKGISSSALPYKRTPPSWVKTAVADVDELITKAAKKGQMPSQIGVLLRDQHGIPLVKSVTGSKILRILKAHGLAPEIPEDLYFLIKKAVAIRKHLERNRKDKDSKFRLILVESRIHRLARYYKRTKKLPPTWKYESTTASTLVA; encoded by the exons ATGGCCGGCAAGGAGCTGAGCGAGGAGCAGGTTGCGTCGATGCGGGAGGCCTTCTCCCTCTTCGACACTGACGGCGACGGCCGCATCGCCCCCTCGGAGCTCGGCGTCCTCATGCGTTCCCTGGGTGGGAACCCGACGCAGGCGCAGCTCCGCGACATCGCCGCCCAGGAGAAGCTCACGGCCCCCTTCGACTTCCCGCGCTTCCTCGACCTCATGCGCGCCCACCTCCGCCCTGAGCCCTTCGACCGCCCGCTTCGCGACGCCTTCCGCGTCCTCGACAAGGACGCATCGGGCACCGTCTCCGTCGCGGACCTCCGCCACGTCCTCACTTCCATCGGCGAGAAGCTCGAGCCGCACGAGTTCGACGAGTGGATCCGCGAGGTCGACGTCGCCGCGGACGGCACCATCCGCTACGACGACTTCATCCGCCGCATCGTCGCCAA gcaaccgccgccgccgtcgccggagcTAAACCCCTCGCCTGACGCCATGGGGCGCATGCACAGCCGCGG GAAGGGTATCTCGTCGTCGGCGCTGCCGTACAAGAGGACTCCCCCGAGCTGGGTCAAGACCGCCGTCGCTGAT GTGGACGAGTTGATCACGAAGGCTGCGAAGAAGGGTCAGATGCCCTCGCAGATCGGTGTTCTGCTCCGCGACCAGCACGGTATCCCCCTCGTGAAGAGTGTTACCGGAAGCAAGATCCTCCGCATCCTCAAGGCTCATG GCCTGGCGCCGGAAATCCCCGAGGATCTGTACTTTTTGATTAAGAAGGCCGTGGCCATTAGGAAGCATCTTGAGAGGAACAGGAAGGACAAGGACTCCAAATTCAGGCTCATTCTTGTTGAGAGCAGGATCCACCGTCTTGCCCGTTACTACAAGCGCACCAAGAAGCTCCCGCCCACCTGGAAGTA CGAGTCTACCACAGCCAGCACTCTGGTGGCTTAG